The sequence below is a genomic window from Alkalidesulfovibrio alkalitolerans DSM 16529.
AGGGTGCGGTTCATGCTCACGGCCTTTTTTTACGGGTACATGCCGGAAATGGATATGTCACGGCTGACCGAACATAGCAGCTTTTGCGCCGGGGCAAAAGCCAGCTTGCTTGCTTTCATTCTGACACCTGGCGTTTCCGCCTGCCTTGTCGTGGCGGCGCAGCGTGGATGCAATCGGGCCTCGAAACGGTATTGTCGCTTGTCACCGCGCCTGGGCATCTGCTAAACCATGCATCATGGCGATCATCCTCGCAGCCGACATCGGTGGCACCAACAGCCGCTTCCAGGCCTTCGAGGCGGCAGACGCAACGCTTCGTCCCCTGGAAGAGGTCTGGCTGCCCACACCCTCGGCCCCGTCCTTCGTTGGGCTGCTGCAAGCGCTCACGGCCTCGGGCTTTCCGCATTCGCCCGGTTCGTGCGCGGCCACGGTGCTGGCCGTGCCCGGACCCGTGGAGCGCGGCCGCTACGCGAGCATGGCCAACATCCCCTGGGACATCGACCTCGACGACCCGGACAACCACCTCCAGGGGCTTTTCGTGCGCTTGGTCAACGATTTCGCGGCCCAGGGCTACGCCAGCCGCACGGCCGTCATGGACCACGCTCTGGAGATCAAGCCCGGCACGCCCGATCCCGGCGCGCCCCTGGCGGTCATCGGCGCGGGCACCGGCCTTGGCCACTGCGCCACGCTGCCCGACGGCAAGGGCGGCTATCTGGCCGTGCCCGCCGAGGCCGGGCACACGGCCTTCGCCTTCATCGGCGAGGAGGAAGAGGCGTTTCACGCCTTCCTCCGCACGGAACTCGGCCTGCCCTACGCCTTCGGCGACGTGGTCGTCTCCGGCCCCGGCCTCGCGCTGTTGCACCGCTATCTGACCGGCGAGGACCTCTCGCCCGGCGAAGCAGCGGCCCGCGCCGCGCCCGGTTCGCCCACGGCCAGACTCTTCGCCCGTTTTTATGGTCGCGCCGCGCGCCACTACACGCTGTGCGTGGTGGCCTTCGCCGGGCTCGTGATCGCGGGCGGGGTGGCGGCCAAGAACCCGCATCTCGTGGACAACGACGACTTCAGGGACGAATTCGTGCTCTCGCCCAGATACCACGCCCAGCTTGCGGCCGTGCCCATCCGCCTCAACCGCGACGAGCGAAGCGGCCTCTTCGGCGCGGCCTTCTTCGGGGCGCAGTCCCTCGGGCTTCTTTCGGGCGGTCGCTCGTGAGCCGGTCGCGCGCCGCCCGGCTCGGCGTCATGGCGTTGGTCGTCCTGGGCGTGGCCGCCTTTTTCGGCCTGGGGCTGCACGAGCACCTGACGCTGGACGCCCTCAAGGAGAACCGTGAGCAGCTTTCCCGTTTCGTGGCCGAGAACACGGCCGCCGCCTATGCGGGCTATTTCGCGGGCTACGTTCTGGTCACGGCCCTGAGCCTGCCCGGCGCGACGATCATGACGCTCGCGGGCGGCGCGGTCTTCGGCTTCACGCCCGCGCTCCTGCTCATCTCCTTCGCCAGCACCATCGGGGCCACCCTGGCCTGCGGCCTGGCCCGGTTCCTGTTGCGCGACTGGGTGCAGGGCCGCTTCGGCGAGCGTCTGGCCCGCATCAACCAAGGCGTGGCCCGCGAGGGGGCCTTCTATCTCTTCACGCTCAGGCTCATCCCGGCCGTGCCGTTCTTCGTCCTGAACCTGGCCATGGGCCTTACGCCCATGCGCCTGTTCACCTTCTATTGGGTCTCGCAACTCGGCATGCTGCCGGGCACCATCGTCTACGTCAACGCAGGGGCGCAGCTCGGCCGCATCGAGAGCCTGGGCGACGTGCTCTCGCCCGCTCTGATCGGCTCGTTCGTCCTGCTCGGCATATTTCCGCTGCTGGTCAAGAAGATCATGGAGCGGGTGCGGCGGGCGCGCGCCTGCCGCGCCGCAGCAGGCCGCTGAAAAAGCACCATCTGCTTCGTTGCTGCAAAGAATCCAGACCCTCGCGTATTGCCAATACGCGAGGGTCTGGATTCTTCTTGCGCCTTGCATCTGTCGCTTTTTGAGCGGCCTGCGAGATGGGGAGGCAGCCTGCCGCGGTAGTCCGGCCGAAGCAAAAAGGCTTCAAATCCGTCGCGGGATGAGGTAGCCGGGGACGTGCACTACTTTCCCGACGCCGATCTCGCCTCGCGCGCGGTGCAGCGCGATTTCACCGTGACCTGGCTGAACGCCCGGGCGCTTCGCGCCGAGGCCGACAGACTGGGCGCGGACGTGCCCGAACGCACCGTGAAGGCGCTTGAGACCATCCTCACCAATTTCGTCCACGACGCGCAAAGAAATGCGCACCACCTCTACCGCGAGGCCGCGCGCGGGCTCGCCATGCTGCTTCGGCCCGGCATGCCGCCATCCCTGGCGAGCCGGGCCCTGGCCGTGCTCGACGCCATGTTGCGTGAGGGTACGCGCAAGGCCCGCCTGGCAGTCTCCGACGTCATGGGCGGGCTCGTCTCGGTTGCGCCGGGACCGCGCCTTTCGCCCTGCGATCCCGGCCGTGCCAAGGCCGTGGAGCTTGACGAGGTGCTCGCCCAGGTCGGCGCGCAGGGCGTGAAGCCCCGCCGCGCGGGGCGAAGCCTGCTCTTCGACCTTCCGGGCAAGCGTCTGCTTGTGGTCAAGCGGGCCAGGAGCGGCGAGGACGGATTGGGTCTGGGCCGCGAGGCCGCCTGGATGGATCTTCTTTCCCGCGAATCCTTCCCCGTGCGCTTCGAGGCGCCCGTTCCCCTGCCTGTGCACGGCTGTCCGCTGGTCGCGTTGCGCGGGCTTCGCGAGCCGGGGCTTCATCCACGCGGGCTGGCCCTTTGTTTCGTGGCCCCGGCCGACTACTTCGTCTATCCCAACGAGTTGTTGTGCGGCGGCAGGCCGGGGGCTGAGGAGTTTTGCGAGATGTGGCTGCGCGCGGCCGAGTTGTTCGGCCTGCTCGCGGGGCGCGGCATCGTGCACGAGGATCCCATCCCGCTTTTTCACAACCGCACGGCCCAGACGCGGCGAGGCGATCAGGGCGTGTACGACTGGCGGCGCATGGGCCGCCTGGACCAATGGCTGGCTTCGTGCCGCCATCCGAATTTCGGGGCCACGGGGCTGCGCGACTTCGAGCACCTGGCGCGCTGGCCCGGCCAGGGGCAGGCGCTGCACCGGGCGCTTGGCAACGCCCTGATGGCGCTGCTGCTCGTGGCTGGAAGCTGGTTTCGGGCCGCTAAGCCCGCCTGCCGGGGGATAGCGCCGGACGGCTCGCCCGCCGACGCCCGCCATTGCTTCGACGAGGAGTTGCTGACCCGCCTCGTGGGGCAAGGGTTCGCGCGCATGCACCTCGGCTTCGCCGGGGAGCCGTTCACGGGCGCGCTGCCTTTCGACGCGGCCCATCTGGCCCGGCGCATGGTCGAGGAGATGGGCGTGGACCGCTACATGGAAGAGTTGTTCCGGGTCGAGGACCAAGGCAGGCTCGGCCGCGTTGCCTTCGAGGAATTCCTTGTGGCGCGCGGGATGCCGCCCGAAGAGGCGGCGAAAGCGGAGCAAGGCAGGGAGGACATCGCCCTTGCCACGGGGCCGCATCTGGGTCGCTTCAACGCCCAGACCTCACTGCCGGAATTGAACGAATTCGTGGCCTGCGCCGCCGCCCGGATCATCGCGGGCCGTTATCTGGCGCACAATTTTCCGGACGCCCTCGTGCGCCTGGATGCAAACTAGAACGATCGGGAACGAGATGCCGCCCGTTTTTCCGGCGCGGCGTCAGGAGTCGAAATGTCCGTCACGCACCGCCCTGTCCGCCGCCTGCGGCCCCATTCCGAGGAACTGTTCGACGACGACCTGACCGTGGAGCAAGGGCTTGAGATCGTGATCGACGACGTGCCCTACGCCATGACCATGCGCATGCCGGGCGAGGATCACGATCTGGCGCTTGGGTTCTGCTTCACCGAGGGGCTGATCTGCGGCCCCGAGGAAATGGAGGGCATGGAGCACTGCGCCGGGAGCATGGGCGAGGGCCGCATCTTCGTGCGCCTTGCGCGCGGCGGCAAGGACAGGGCCGAGCGGCTGGCCCGGCAGCGTGGGCAGGTCAGCAAGTCGAGTTGCGGTCTGTGCGGCAAGGGCAGCCTGGCCGAGGTCCATGCCGACATCGCGCCCGTGACGCGCACGACGCCTTTTACGGCCCAGGCGTTGTGGGATCTGCGGGAGAAGGTGCTTGGCCTGCAGGAGGTCTTCGCGCTGACCGGCTCCACGCACAGCGCGGCCGTGGCCGATGCCTCGGGCGAGGTCTTGGCCTTCGCCGAGGACATCGGCCGCCACAACGCCCTGGACAAGGCCATCGGCAAGACGCTGCGCCTGGGGCTTAGGGAACGCGCCCACACCGTGCTCGTCTCCTCGCGCTTGTCCTACGAGATGGTGCTCAAGGCGGGCATGCTCGGGGCCGAGGTGCTGGCCGGGCAGTCCGCGCCCACGAGCCTAGCCGTGGATTTTGGCGGGAAACTCGGCATGACCGTGATCGGCTTTCTGGAACGCGCGCGGATGAACGTCTACACCCGGCCCGAGCGGGTGCTGCACGAGCCGAAAGCCGGATAGGGAAGCGTCCCTGATCCGGCTTTCGCGACAACGCGGCAGATGGGATTTTTGGGGCGGCCTGTCATCCGCCTCGGCCGAAGTCGCGCAGCATACGGCTGATCTTGAGCATGCAGTCGCCGCCGGCCTTCACATCGCCCTTGGCCACGGCACGGACGAAGCGCGCCTGCACGTCGCCGTTGCCGCTCAGGCTCTCGATGAAGATGGCCCCGACCTGCTGCACGAAGATGGTGTTGCGGCCCGAGGTGGGTGGCCGCTTGGGGTCGTAGAAGGCCATCAGACTCACGCGCGGGCTGTCCAGGGGATTGGCGTAAGCACTGCCCTTGATGGATTTGGTGGAGCTATCCCAGTATGCGCCAGCGTCCTGGGCGATGAGGTCGCTGATGCCCTGCTTGACCGGCCCCATGGAGTTGCCGGGCTCGATCTGCAATTCGTCCTCGATCTGTACGACCACGGAATTGCTGGCGGTGCAACCCGCGATGTTGCTGCGAAGTTCCGAGCCGCCGGTGACGGGTGTCCCCTTGTTTTTGGGCGGAAAGTTCACCAGGTTGTAGAAGCTGGGCACGAAGGCATCGTGCGGATCGCCGGGCTTGAGCAGGATCTGCGTGCCCGCGTCGGCGTCGTTGTAGCCGGGCGCGACGATGGAGGCCATCTCGCAGGCGCTGGCCGGATCGAGCTTGCCGTTGTTGCGCTTTTTGGAATCGGGGTCGCAGGTGTCGTCCCAGGTGAACTTGGCCGGGATGCTGAAAGGCTTGAGGCAGGCGCTTTCGCACACGCCAACGATGCCCGCCCGCGCCGAGGCTGAGACGTCGGCCGTGGGCGTGCCGATAACCCCGGCCAGGAAGAGTTGCAGCGGATTGCCGCGCGCGGCCTCGAACCCGGCCGTGACCTCGATCTGGTTGGGCATGGAGAGGCAGGGCACGCCGTCGCACAGAAAGCCCACGTCCGTATTGGTGATGGCCTTGGTGGGCTGCTCTTCGCTCAGCAGATTCGCACGGCCGAAGGTCAGGGATGCGTCGCGCACGGCCGAAAGGTCCGATCCCTTGGCCAAGAGCGTGCCCGCACCCGCCAACGCTCCGGCGTCGGCCGCAGTCTGAAGGCGGCTGCGATTGTACTGCATCCAGCCTACGTCCACGGCCAGGGCCGAAAGACCGACAATGGCCGCCAGGGAAAGCCCAAGGAAGATGGCCGCGATGCCGCGTTCGTCCGAATGCAGTCGGCGTATAAAACGCGCGAGCGAAGTAGTCTTTCTC
It includes:
- a CDS encoding TadE/TadG family type IV pilus assembly protein, coding for MRKTTSLARFIRRLHSDERGIAAIFLGLSLAAIVGLSALAVDVGWMQYNRSRLQTAADAGALAGAGTLLAKGSDLSAVRDASLTFGRANLLSEEQPTKAITNTDVGFLCDGVPCLSMPNQIEVTAGFEAARGNPLQLFLAGVIGTPTADVSASARAGIVGVCESACLKPFSIPAKFTWDDTCDPDSKKRNNGKLDPASACEMASIVAPGYNDADAGTQILLKPGDPHDAFVPSFYNLVNFPPKNKGTPVTGGSELRSNIAGCTASNSVVVQIEDELQIEPGNSMGPVKQGISDLIAQDAGAYWDSSTKSIKGSAYANPLDSPRVSLMAFYDPKRPPTSGRNTIFVQQVGAIFIESLSGNGDVQARFVRAVAKGDVKAGGDCMLKISRMLRDFGRGG
- a CDS encoding SidJ-related pseudokinase yields the protein MHYFPDADLASRAVQRDFTVTWLNARALRAEADRLGADVPERTVKALETILTNFVHDAQRNAHHLYREAARGLAMLLRPGMPPSLASRALAVLDAMLREGTRKARLAVSDVMGGLVSVAPGPRLSPCDPGRAKAVELDEVLAQVGAQGVKPRRAGRSLLFDLPGKRLLVVKRARSGEDGLGLGREAAWMDLLSRESFPVRFEAPVPLPVHGCPLVALRGLREPGLHPRGLALCFVAPADYFVYPNELLCGGRPGAEEFCEMWLRAAELFGLLAGRGIVHEDPIPLFHNRTAQTRRGDQGVYDWRRMGRLDQWLASCRHPNFGATGLRDFEHLARWPGQGQALHRALGNALMALLLVAGSWFRAAKPACRGIAPDGSPADARHCFDEELLTRLVGQGFARMHLGFAGEPFTGALPFDAAHLARRMVEEMGVDRYMEELFRVEDQGRLGRVAFEEFLVARGMPPEEAAKAEQGREDIALATGPHLGRFNAQTSLPELNEFVACAAARIIAGRYLAHNFPDALVRLDAN
- a CDS encoding glucokinase — its product is MAIILAADIGGTNSRFQAFEAADATLRPLEEVWLPTPSAPSFVGLLQALTASGFPHSPGSCAATVLAVPGPVERGRYASMANIPWDIDLDDPDNHLQGLFVRLVNDFAAQGYASRTAVMDHALEIKPGTPDPGAPLAVIGAGTGLGHCATLPDGKGGYLAVPAEAGHTAFAFIGEEEEAFHAFLRTELGLPYAFGDVVVSGPGLALLHRYLTGEDLSPGEAAARAAPGSPTARLFARFYGRAARHYTLCVVAFAGLVIAGGVAAKNPHLVDNDDFRDEFVLSPRYHAQLAAVPIRLNRDERSGLFGAAFFGAQSLGLLSGGRS
- a CDS encoding TVP38/TMEM64 family protein, which translates into the protein MSRSRAARLGVMALVVLGVAAFFGLGLHEHLTLDALKENREQLSRFVAENTAAAYAGYFAGYVLVTALSLPGATIMTLAGGAVFGFTPALLLISFASTIGATLACGLARFLLRDWVQGRFGERLARINQGVAREGAFYLFTLRLIPAVPFFVLNLAMGLTPMRLFTFYWVSQLGMLPGTIVYVNAGAQLGRIESLGDVLSPALIGSFVLLGIFPLLVKKIMERVRRARACRAAAGR
- the fdhD gene encoding formate dehydrogenase accessory sulfurtransferase FdhD, yielding MSVTHRPVRRLRPHSEELFDDDLTVEQGLEIVIDDVPYAMTMRMPGEDHDLALGFCFTEGLICGPEEMEGMEHCAGSMGEGRIFVRLARGGKDRAERLARQRGQVSKSSCGLCGKGSLAEVHADIAPVTRTTPFTAQALWDLREKVLGLQEVFALTGSTHSAAVADASGEVLAFAEDIGRHNALDKAIGKTLRLGLRERAHTVLVSSRLSYEMVLKAGMLGAEVLAGQSAPTSLAVDFGGKLGMTVIGFLERARMNVYTRPERVLHEPKAG